From Solwaraspora sp. WMMD1047, the proteins below share one genomic window:
- a CDS encoding bifunctional glycosyltransferase family 2 protein/CDP-glycerol:glycerophosphate glycerophosphotransferase yields MTLISFVVPAYRVQGYLRECLDSILNQPFADVEVIGVDDCSPDSSGEILAEYAARDSRVRVLALERNVGLGEARNLGLDQATGEYVWFLDSDDWLADGCLPAVAERLRQDRPDVLIVDHVRAHWDNSVRPSALAKTFPTPPGPGTFTLRDRPELVGVLHTAWNKLVRRQFLVDLGLRFGPGWYEDVSFTYPILLVAERVGVLDLVCVNYRQRRAGAITRTRGERHFEVFPHWHRVFEFADQQGPRLDDLRPVLFQRMIWHYLTVLGNGDRIPRDRRRAFFQQLVEDYRRWLPPGGYPVPGGPEGVKHRLVAQGRWGTFSLLRAVHKSRTRVRETAGRLRQTMLPPARRSARLGRDAALRLYYRAQLRLPMDRDLALYAAYWYRGYACNPAAIYEKARELAPGIRGVWVVRRDRVASLPAGVPYVVAGTPGYYRALARAHWLVNNVNFPDHVIKRPGSVHIQTHHGTPVKVMGLDQQRYPMGATEMNFPKLLRRIDRWDYSISSNTFSTQMWERAYPADYQALETGYPRNDQLANASTEDIAAARSRLGLAADDRVVLYAPTHREHLPGYQPPFDPDEFAATLGPGGRLLIRSHYFNDRRGGADPAGPATGQVRDVSGHPSVEELYLAADVLITDYSSAMFDYGILDRPIVIYAPDWDAYRLTRGVYFDITAEPPGAVVTTFPDLLDLFRTGAVETDAAGKARAQFRRRFCALDDGGAAERVVRRTMLGGVG; encoded by the coding sequence ATGACCCTGATCAGCTTCGTGGTACCCGCCTACCGGGTGCAGGGCTACCTGCGGGAATGCCTCGACTCCATCCTGAACCAGCCGTTCGCCGACGTCGAGGTGATCGGCGTCGACGACTGCTCCCCGGACAGCAGCGGCGAGATCCTGGCCGAGTACGCGGCCCGGGACTCCCGGGTGCGGGTGCTCGCGCTGGAGCGCAACGTGGGCCTCGGCGAGGCCCGCAATCTCGGCCTGGACCAGGCCACCGGCGAGTATGTCTGGTTCCTGGACAGCGACGACTGGCTGGCCGACGGCTGTCTGCCGGCGGTGGCCGAGCGGCTGCGGCAGGACCGGCCGGACGTGCTGATCGTCGACCACGTCCGGGCGCACTGGGACAACTCGGTCCGGCCCAGCGCCCTCGCCAAGACCTTCCCGACCCCGCCCGGTCCCGGCACCTTCACCCTCCGGGACCGGCCGGAACTCGTCGGCGTTCTGCACACCGCCTGGAACAAGCTGGTCCGGCGGCAGTTCCTGGTCGACCTCGGGCTGCGGTTCGGGCCGGGCTGGTACGAGGACGTCTCCTTCACCTATCCGATCCTGCTCGTCGCCGAGCGGGTCGGCGTACTGGACCTGGTCTGCGTCAACTACCGGCAGCGGCGGGCGGGCGCCATCACCCGCACCCGGGGCGAACGGCACTTCGAGGTCTTCCCGCACTGGCACCGGGTCTTCGAGTTCGCCGACCAGCAGGGACCACGGCTGGACGACCTGCGGCCGGTGCTGTTCCAGCGGATGATCTGGCACTACCTGACCGTGCTGGGCAACGGCGACCGGATTCCCCGGGACCGGCGGCGGGCGTTCTTCCAACAGCTGGTCGAGGACTACCGGCGCTGGCTGCCGCCCGGCGGCTACCCGGTGCCGGGCGGCCCCGAGGGGGTCAAGCACCGGCTGGTGGCGCAGGGCCGGTGGGGCACCTTCTCGCTGCTGCGGGCGGTGCACAAGAGCCGGACCCGGGTACGCGAGACCGCCGGCCGGCTCCGGCAGACGATGCTGCCGCCGGCCCGCCGGTCCGCCCGGCTGGGCCGGGATGCCGCGCTGCGGCTCTACTACCGGGCGCAGCTGCGGCTGCCGATGGACCGTGACCTAGCGCTCTACGCCGCGTACTGGTACCGGGGGTACGCCTGCAACCCGGCGGCCATTTACGAGAAGGCGCGCGAGCTGGCGCCCGGAATCCGGGGCGTCTGGGTGGTCCGGCGGGACCGGGTGGCCAGCCTGCCGGCCGGGGTGCCCTACGTGGTGGCCGGCACGCCCGGCTACTACCGGGCACTGGCCCGGGCGCACTGGCTGGTCAACAACGTCAACTTCCCGGACCACGTGATCAAGCGGCCCGGCTCGGTGCACATCCAGACCCACCACGGCACCCCGGTCAAGGTGATGGGGTTGGACCAGCAGCGCTACCCGATGGGCGCCACCGAGATGAACTTCCCCAAGCTGCTGCGCCGGATCGACCGGTGGGACTACAGCATCAGCTCCAACACCTTCTCCACCCAGATGTGGGAGCGGGCCTACCCGGCCGACTACCAGGCGCTGGAGACCGGCTACCCGCGCAACGACCAGCTCGCCAACGCGTCCACCGAGGACATCGCGGCGGCCCGGTCCCGGCTCGGGCTCGCCGCCGACGACCGGGTGGTGCTCTACGCCCCGACGCACCGCGAGCACCTGCCCGGCTACCAGCCGCCGTTCGACCCGGACGAGTTCGCCGCCACCCTCGGCCCCGGCGGCCGACTGCTGATCCGCAGCCACTACTTCAACGACCGGCGTGGCGGCGCGGATCCGGCCGGCCCGGCGACCGGGCAGGTCCGCGACGTCAGCGGCCACCCGTCGGTGGAGGAGCTCTACCTCGCCGCCGACGTGCTGATCACCGACTACTCGTCCGCGATGTTCGACTACGGCATCCTGGACCGGCCGATCGTGATCTACGCCCCGGACTGGGACGCCTACCGGCTCACCCGGGGTGTCTACTTCGACATCACCGCCGAGCCGCCCGGCGCGGTGGTGACCACCTTCCCTGATCTGCTCGACCTGTTCCGCACCGGCGCGGTGGAGACCGACGCCGCCGGCAAGGCCCGCGCCCAGTTCCGGCGCCGGTTCTGCGCGTTGGACGACGGGGGCGCCGCGGAGCGGGTGGTACGACGTACGATGCTCGGCGGAGTCGGGTGA